From Cellulophaga lytica DSM 7489, a single genomic window includes:
- a CDS encoding C40 family peptidase: MIRKVTFFLIILSLGSCVSKKKTTYSKDRKVSVAPSKVIIKKGASSKAKRKAEEIAVERKADKIINSALAFSGTPYKFGGTTKRGMDCSGLLYVAFSEHNITLPRVSYNMANEGKEIRVKDVEKGDLLFFRTSKKRKRINHVGLVVATDNNEIKFVHASTSRGVIVSSLREGYWNYAFVKATRVL, from the coding sequence ATGATCCGTAAAGTAACTTTTTTTCTAATAATTCTTTCTCTAGGCAGCTGTGTCTCTAAAAAGAAAACCACCTACAGCAAAGATCGCAAAGTAAGCGTAGCACCATCTAAAGTAATCATAAAAAAAGGAGCCTCTTCTAAAGCCAAAAGAAAAGCAGAAGAAATTGCTGTTGAGCGTAAAGCAGACAAAATTATAAATTCTGCCTTGGCTTTTTCTGGCACGCCGTATAAGTTTGGTGGAACCACAAAAAGAGGAATGGATTGCTCTGGACTACTCTATGTTGCTTTTTCTGAACATAACATCACTCTTCCTAGAGTGTCTTACAATATGGCTAATGAAGGCAAAGAAATACGAGTTAAAGATGTAGAAAAAGGAGATTTACTTTTTTTTAGAACCTCAAAAAAAAGAAAACGTATAAACCATGTTGGTTTGGTAGTTGCAACAGATAATAACGAAATTAAGTTTGTACACGCTAGCACCTCTAGAGGTGTAATTGTTTCATCTTTAAGAGAAGGCTATTGGAATTATGCTTTTGTAAAAGCTACTAGAGTACTGTAA
- the lpxB gene encoding lipid-A-disaccharide synthase: MKYYIIAGEASGDLHGSNLIKAIKVADTNANIRCWGGDLMQQAGGDLVKHYKSMAFMGFIEVISNINKISKNLKFCKEDIDAFKPDAIVFIDYSGFNLRIAKWAKENNYRTNYYISPQIWASREGRISKIKRDVDAMHVILPFEKDFYEKKHNYPVHFVGHPLLDAINKQPLPNEANFRANNNLDPKKQIIALLPGSRKQEVQKMLNVMLSVTKSFTNYQFVIAGAPSLDLDFYKPYLKNPQVGFVANQTYSLLALSTAALVTSGTATLETALFKVPQAVCYKAHWLSYYIAKKIITLKYISLVNLIMDKEVIKELIQDDLNTNNLTLELNKILSKDTRTKVFEEYYQLEKKLGGVGASKKAAELIVSNTKAKT, encoded by the coding sequence ATGAAATATTACATTATTGCCGGTGAAGCTTCTGGAGACTTACACGGCTCTAACCTTATAAAAGCTATTAAAGTTGCAGACACTAACGCAAATATTAGGTGTTGGGGTGGAGACCTTATGCAACAAGCTGGTGGAGATCTTGTAAAACATTACAAGAGTATGGCTTTTATGGGCTTTATTGAGGTTATAAGTAATATTAATAAAATATCTAAAAACTTAAAATTTTGTAAAGAAGATATTGATGCTTTTAAACCAGATGCTATTGTTTTTATAGACTATTCTGGATTTAATTTGCGTATTGCAAAATGGGCTAAAGAAAATAATTACCGTACCAACTATTATATATCTCCACAAATTTGGGCCTCAAGAGAAGGTAGAATTTCTAAAATTAAACGAGATGTAGATGCTATGCACGTTATTCTTCCGTTTGAAAAAGATTTTTACGAAAAAAAACACAATTATCCAGTACATTTTGTTGGCCATCCCTTGTTAGATGCCATTAACAAACAACCACTTCCTAATGAAGCAAATTTTAGAGCCAACAATAATTTAGATCCTAAAAAACAAATTATTGCTTTATTACCTGGTAGTAGAAAGCAAGAGGTTCAAAAAATGCTAAACGTAATGTTATCTGTAACAAAATCCTTTACAAACTACCAATTTGTTATAGCTGGTGCACCAAGTTTAGATTTAGACTTTTACAAGCCCTATTTAAAAAATCCTCAAGTAGGCTTTGTAGCCAACCAAACTTATAGTTTATTAGCGTTGTCTACTGCTGCTTTGGTTACAAGTGGTACAGCAACATTAGAAACTGCATTGTTTAAAGTACCACAAGCGGTTTGCTATAAAGCTCATTGGCTGTCTTACTACATTGCAAAAAAAATAATTACTCTTAAATACATTTCATTAGTGAACTTAATAATGGACAAAGAAGTAATTAAAGAATTAATACAAGACGATTTAAATACAAACAACCTTACTTTAGAACTGAATAAAATATTATCTAAAGACACCAGAACAAAAGTTTTTGAGGAATATTACCAACTTGAAAAAAAACTAGGAGGAGTAGGTGCTAGTAAAAAAGCGGCAGAATTAATTGTTTCCAATACAAAAGCTAAAACATAA
- a CDS encoding ComEC/Rec2 family competence protein, with protein MKPFQFISVKLTLCLITGILIQTAFNFSAFYCLYALITSLLILGILLKTSKKRALVFGIVAAFASILLGVTTANFATPKNNTLHYSNKTITNTHLWHLKIHEVLKSNTYNHKYVATLVTLDNQNATGKFLLETPINSAKTIFNVDDELVVYTKLSPVNSPLNPHQFNYALYLKDLGIYHKIEAKDNYKLLLLNNKTLIGTAAIIRNNIINKLNGAGFNPEELSIIKALLLGERNTVQTKTLDAYKNAGAIHILALSGLHIGILLLVLQFLLSPLEYLPKGKTIKLIIIVLFLWSFAFIAGLSSSLIRAVTMFTFVAYAMFLNRPTSSFNILALSLFFILLCKPNLLFSVGLQMSYAAVFSIVLFNPIFKKLWEPKYYLTNKIWQLLTVSLAAQLGVLPISLYYFHQFPSLFFITNLAIIPFLGVILSVGIVVVILALFNALPNFLVTLYNGIIFSMNSVVKWVATQEDFLIKAISFNKIQIILSYLILLILLLYMTKKTFKRTAWLLASVLVFQSCIIYYNYKALQKEELHILHQSKHTVLTHQTGKELKVYTNNSHINPQSIQNIAIAERVNSISNQKLKNNYSYKNKLLIIVDSLAVYPKNKNSIVLLTQSAKLNLDRLITDIHPKQIIADGSNYKTTVALWKATCLKRKIPFYYTGENGYYTFH; from the coding sequence ATGAAACCGTTTCAGTTTATTTCAGTAAAACTTACACTATGTTTAATTACTGGAATACTGATACAAACTGCTTTTAATTTTTCTGCTTTTTATTGCTTATACGCACTTATTACATCACTACTAATTCTTGGTATACTATTAAAAACATCTAAAAAAAGAGCATTAGTTTTTGGCATTGTAGCTGCTTTTGCAAGCATATTGTTGGGGGTAACTACTGCAAATTTTGCCACACCAAAAAATAACACATTACACTACAGTAATAAAACTATCACCAATACACATTTATGGCATTTAAAAATACACGAGGTTTTAAAATCTAACACTTACAACCATAAGTATGTAGCAACCCTTGTTACTCTGGACAACCAAAATGCTACAGGAAAATTTTTATTAGAGACACCAATAAATAGTGCTAAAACAATTTTTAATGTTGATGATGAACTTGTTGTATACACAAAGCTTTCTCCTGTTAACTCCCCTTTAAACCCGCATCAATTTAACTATGCTTTATACTTAAAAGATTTAGGCATTTACCATAAAATAGAAGCTAAAGACAATTACAAACTACTTTTATTAAACAATAAAACCCTAATTGGTACAGCTGCAATTATTAGAAATAATATTATTAACAAACTTAATGGTGCGGGTTTTAACCCAGAAGAATTAAGCATTATAAAAGCATTATTGCTGGGGGAACGTAATACCGTACAAACAAAAACCTTAGATGCATACAAAAATGCTGGCGCTATACACATTTTAGCACTTTCTGGTTTACATATTGGAATACTTTTATTGGTCTTACAATTTTTACTTTCTCCTTTAGAGTATTTACCAAAAGGCAAAACAATTAAACTTATTATTATAGTCTTATTTCTTTGGAGTTTTGCTTTCATTGCAGGCTTATCTAGCTCATTAATAAGAGCAGTAACTATGTTTACATTTGTTGCCTACGCTATGTTTTTAAACAGGCCAACGAGTTCTTTTAACATTTTAGCATTATCGTTATTTTTTATACTCTTATGCAAGCCTAACTTATTGTTTTCCGTAGGCTTACAAATGAGCTATGCCGCTGTATTTTCTATTGTACTATTTAATCCTATTTTTAAAAAATTATGGGAACCTAAATATTACCTTACTAATAAAATATGGCAATTGTTAACTGTTAGTTTAGCTGCTCAACTTGGAGTTTTACCTATTAGCCTATATTATTTTCATCAGTTTCCTAGTTTGTTTTTTATTACCAACTTAGCTATTATTCCGTTTTTAGGAGTTATTTTAAGTGTAGGTATTGTGGTTGTAATTTTAGCGCTTTTTAATGCTTTACCAAATTTTTTAGTTACACTTTACAACGGTATCATTTTTAGCATGAACAGTGTTGTAAAATGGGTTGCTACACAGGAAGATTTTTTAATTAAAGCCATTTCATTTAACAAGATACAAATAATACTTAGCTACCTTATTCTGCTAATATTGCTTTTATATATGACTAAAAAAACCTTTAAAAGAACAGCTTGGTTACTGGCTAGTGTTCTAGTTTTTCAATCATGCATAATTTACTATAATTACAAAGCATTACAAAAAGAAGAATTACACATATTACACCAAAGTAAACATACGGTACTAACCCACCAAACAGGAAAAGAATTAAAAGTTTACACTAATAATAGCCACATAAATCCGCAATCCATTCAAAATATTGCAATTGCAGAACGCGTAAATTCAATATCTAACCAAAAACTAAAAAATAACTACAGTTATAAAAACAAGCTACTAATTATTGTAGATAGTTTAGCAGTTTACCCTAAAAATAAAAACAGCATTGTACTACTCACACAGTCTGCTAAGCTAAATTTAGATCGTTTAATTACAGACATACATCCAAAACAAATAATTGCCGACGGTAGCAATTACAAAACCACAGTTGCCCTTTGGAAAGCTACTTGCTTAAAAAGAAAAATTCCTTTTTACTATACAGGAGAAAATGGCTATTATACCTTTCATTAA
- a CDS encoding DeoR/GlpR family DNA-binding transcription regulator has protein sequence MKRHQIILDILAREKHVEVVDLCEQLNVSAVTIRKDLRLLEEKGLLFRTHGGASLENPYINERAVGEKEKISVEEKKGIAQTASTLIDENDSIMIASGTTVQALAKFIEPKKKLTVITSSLHVVLHLIHNKDIQILQLGGYVRHSSASVIGNYAVQILDNISCSKFFLGVDGIDLEYGLSTSSLEEAQLNKKMLGAAQKIIVLADSSKFGKKSFAKICNLDQIDEIITDSGIAPNMVKNLENKGIKVSVCN, from the coding sequence ATGAAAAGACATCAGATTATATTAGATATTCTTGCAAGAGAAAAACATGTGGAAGTTGTAGATTTATGTGAGCAACTTAATGTTTCTGCGGTAACAATTAGGAAAGATTTACGCCTGCTTGAAGAAAAGGGGTTGCTTTTTAGAACTCACGGCGGAGCATCATTAGAAAATCCGTATATAAATGAAAGAGCAGTTGGCGAAAAAGAAAAAATTTCTGTTGAAGAAAAAAAAGGAATAGCGCAAACCGCATCTACATTAATAGACGAAAATGATTCTATAATGATTGCATCTGGTACTACAGTGCAAGCATTGGCTAAGTTTATAGAACCTAAAAAGAAACTAACCGTAATTACTTCATCTTTACATGTTGTTTTGCATTTAATACATAATAAAGACATACAAATTTTGCAACTTGGAGGGTATGTTAGGCATAGTTCTGCTTCTGTTATTGGTAATTATGCAGTACAAATATTAGATAACATTTCATGTAGTAAGTTTTTTTTGGGAGTAGATGGTATAGATTTAGAGTATGGTTTATCTACCTCTAGCTTAGAAGAAGCTCAGCTTAATAAAAAAATGTTGGGTGCCGCGCAAAAAATAATTGTTTTAGCAGATTCATCTAAGTTTGGTAAAAAAAGCTTTGCTAAAATTTGTAATCTAGATCAAATTGATGAAATTATTACGGATAGCGGAATAGCTCCTAATATGGTAAAAAATCTGGAAAATAAAGGTATAAAAGTTAGTGTTTGTAATTAA
- the glpK gene encoding glycerol kinase GlpK: MEKYILALDQGTTSSRAIVFNKMGNIISVAQKEFTQYFPKPGWVEHDPDEIWSTQAGVATEAITKKGLDVKNIAAIGITNQRETVVVWDKKTGKPVYNAIVWQDKRTAAYCDELKKAGHTDLIKQKTGLVIDSYFSGTKIKWILDNVEGARERAEAGDLLMGTIDSWLIWNFTKGNKHVTDVSNASRTLLFNINTLEWDDELLELLTIPKSMLPEVKESSEVYGHTQSVFYDSKIPISGIAGDQQAALFGQMCTKPGMVKNTYGTGCFMLMNIGKKPTLSKNNLLTTIGWKINGETHYALEGSIFIGGAVVQWLRDSLKIIRTSSEAETLANSITSSEGVYFVPSFAGLGAPHWNQQAQGTIFGLTRGSTDAHIARAALESIAYQTMDILKAMEADSGILIKELRVDGGATVNNLLMQFQANVLQTTTIRPKVVETTAMGAAFLAGLAVGYWDSPKEIEEIWQTDKRFEPVIENEEILEGIKGWYKAIKALEYWTTLN, from the coding sequence ATGGAGAAATATATATTAGCATTAGACCAAGGCACAACAAGCTCTAGAGCAATTGTATTTAATAAAATGGGAAACATTATATCTGTTGCTCAAAAAGAGTTTACACAGTACTTTCCCAAACCAGGCTGGGTAGAACATGACCCTGACGAAATTTGGTCTACACAAGCTGGTGTTGCTACAGAAGCTATTACAAAAAAAGGACTAGATGTAAAAAATATTGCTGCAATTGGCATTACAAACCAAAGAGAAACTGTAGTTGTTTGGGATAAAAAAACAGGTAAACCTGTTTATAACGCTATTGTTTGGCAAGACAAAAGAACTGCTGCATATTGTGATGAATTAAAAAAAGCAGGACACACAGATCTTATTAAACAAAAAACAGGCCTTGTAATAGACTCTTACTTTTCTGGAACTAAAATAAAATGGATTTTAGATAACGTAGAAGGCGCTAGAGAACGTGCAGAGGCTGGTGATCTATTAATGGGCACTATAGACTCTTGGCTTATTTGGAACTTTACAAAAGGAAACAAACACGTTACAGATGTTAGTAATGCGTCTAGAACGTTACTATTTAACATTAATACTTTAGAATGGGATGATGAGCTATTAGAGCTACTTACCATTCCTAAAAGTATGTTACCAGAGGTAAAAGAATCTAGCGAGGTCTACGGTCATACACAATCTGTTTTTTATGATTCTAAAATTCCTATTTCTGGCATTGCAGGAGATCAGCAAGCTGCGTTATTTGGACAAATGTGTACCAAGCCCGGAATGGTAAAAAACACATACGGCACAGGTTGTTTTATGCTTATGAATATTGGTAAAAAACCAACATTATCTAAAAATAACTTACTCACCACTATAGGTTGGAAAATTAACGGAGAAACACATTATGCATTAGAAGGCAGTATTTTTATAGGAGGAGCTGTTGTACAATGGCTTAGAGATTCTTTAAAAATTATTAGAACATCTTCAGAGGCAGAAACGTTAGCTAACAGCATTACAAGCTCAGAAGGGGTTTACTTTGTTCCTTCTTTTGCTGGTTTGGGGGCTCCTCATTGGAACCAACAAGCACAAGGTACTATTTTTGGATTAACAAGAGGCAGCACAGATGCACATATTGCAAGAGCAGCTTTAGAGTCTATTGCATACCAAACAATGGATATTTTAAAAGCTATGGAGGCAGATTCTGGCATTTTAATTAAAGAGTTACGAGTAGATGGTGGAGCTACTGTAAATAATTTACTAATGCAGTTTCAGGCAAATGTTTTACAAACTACTACTATAAGACCTAAAGTGGTAGAGACCACTGCTATGGGAGCTGCTTTTTTAGCAGGCCTAGCTGTAGGCTACTGGGATAGTCCAAAAGAAATTGAAGAAATTTGGCAAACAGATAAACGTTTTGAACCAGTTATAGAAAATGAAGAAATTTTAGAAGGCATTAAAGGTTGGTACAAGGCCATTAAAGCACTTGAATATTGGACAACCTTAAACTAA
- a CDS encoding glycerol-3-phosphate dehydrogenase/oxidase — protein MTKNIFNREALIAQLQQEKNWDVLIIGGGASGLGAALDSATRGYKTVLFEQIDYAKGTSSRSTKLVHGGVRYLAQGNVDLVREALHERGLLAKNAPHLVSNLSFIIPNYKWWGTPFYTIGLKVYDILSGRLSFGKSFSLSRKKTIQKLKTIKTDGLKGGVLYHDGQFDDSRLAVNIAQTAIEKGATLLNYFKVIKLTKDTNGNTNGVVVLDTETNTEYTVFAKTIINATGVFTDEILKMDDAASKNLVRPSQGIHLVVDRSFLPGNEAIMIPKTTDGRVLFLVPWHNRVILGTTDTLIDSHSLEPKPLEEEIDFILANANEYLNKNVSRKDVLSMYSGLRPLAAPKDKSEKTKEISRSHKVLVSNSKLITITGGKWTTYRRMAQDTINKAIEVGQLAKKECVTEDLQLHGAVANNDIINHLSFYGSDEASILEMVQHDPSLGEKLHPNLEFVKAEVVWAVKNEMARTIEDILARRVRVLFLDAKAAIEIAPLVADIIAKELNKDNAWKQNQIENFTKVAEVYVLKH, from the coding sequence GTGACAAAAAACATATTTAACAGAGAAGCATTAATAGCACAATTACAACAGGAAAAAAACTGGGATGTATTAATTATTGGCGGTGGTGCTTCTGGTTTAGGAGCTGCACTAGATAGTGCTACTAGAGGGTACAAAACAGTATTGTTTGAACAGATAGATTATGCAAAAGGAACTAGTAGCCGTAGTACAAAACTAGTACACGGTGGGGTACGTTATTTGGCTCAGGGCAATGTAGATTTGGTAAGAGAAGCTTTGCATGAAAGAGGATTATTAGCTAAAAATGCACCGCATTTGGTTAGCAATCTCTCATTTATAATTCCAAATTACAAATGGTGGGGAACTCCATTTTACACCATTGGCTTAAAAGTGTATGATATTTTATCTGGTAGACTAAGTTTTGGAAAATCGTTTTCACTTTCTAGAAAAAAAACTATTCAGAAATTAAAAACAATAAAGACAGACGGACTAAAAGGTGGTGTTTTATACCATGATGGTCAGTTTGACGATTCTAGACTTGCTGTTAATATAGCACAAACAGCTATTGAAAAAGGCGCAACACTTTTAAATTATTTTAAAGTTATAAAGCTTACAAAAGACACTAATGGCAATACCAATGGTGTGGTAGTTTTAGACACAGAAACAAATACAGAGTATACTGTTTTTGCTAAAACAATAATAAATGCTACAGGTGTTTTTACTGATGAAATATTAAAAATGGATGATGCTGCTTCCAAAAACCTTGTACGTCCAAGTCAAGGTATTCACTTAGTTGTAGACAGGTCATTTTTACCAGGTAATGAAGCCATAATGATACCAAAAACTACAGATGGTAGGGTATTATTTTTAGTGCCTTGGCACAACAGAGTAATTTTAGGAACAACAGACACCCTTATAGACAGCCATAGTTTAGAGCCTAAACCTTTAGAAGAAGAAATAGATTTTATACTAGCAAATGCCAACGAGTATTTAAACAAAAATGTTAGTCGTAAAGACGTATTAAGTATGTACTCTGGATTACGTCCTTTAGCTGCACCAAAAGATAAATCTGAAAAAACAAAAGAAATATCTAGAAGTCATAAAGTTTTAGTTTCTAACTCTAAATTAATTACAATTACTGGCGGTAAATGGACAACCTATAGAAGAATGGCACAAGACACCATAAACAAAGCTATAGAAGTAGGACAGCTTGCCAAAAAGGAATGTGTTACAGAAGATCTTCAATTGCATGGCGCGGTTGCCAACAATGATATAATTAATCATTTATCCTTTTATGGGTCTGATGAAGCCAGTATTTTAGAAATGGTACAACATGACCCAAGTTTAGGTGAAAAATTGCATCCTAATTTAGAGTTTGTAAAAGCCGAAGTAGTTTGGGCAGTTAAAAATGAAATGGCAAGAACCATTGAAGATATTTTAGCTAGGCGTGTACGAGTATTATTTTTAGACGCCAAAGCCGCAATAGAAATAGCACCATTAGTTGCAGATATTATAGCTAAGGAACTAAATAAAGATAATGCCTGGAAACAAAATCAAATTGAAAACTTTACAAAAGTTGCTGAAGTTTATGTTTTAAAACATTAA
- the surE gene encoding 5'/3'-nucleotidase SurE, translated as MQKPLILVTNDDGITAPGLRSLVKFMKEIGDVVVVAPDSPQSGMGHAITINNTLHANLVTVDDIDGAEQEYSCSGTPADCVKMGLQELLDRKPDLCVSGINHGSNSSINVIYSGTMSAAIEAGIEGIPAIGFSLCDFSWDADFEEAKPFVQKIVKQALANGIPKGVVLNVNIPVIENEKIKGIKICRQARANWKEKFDKRTNPMGKDYYWLTGKFELLDKGEDTDEFALANNYISVVPTQFDLTAHHTIQQLNNWNLNEH; from the coding sequence ATGCAAAAACCATTAATATTAGTTACCAATGATGACGGAATTACAGCTCCGGGATTAAGATCTTTGGTAAAATTTATGAAAGAGATAGGTGATGTTGTTGTTGTAGCACCAGATAGTCCGCAGTCTGGTATGGGACACGCAATTACTATTAACAACACTTTACATGCTAACTTAGTAACTGTAGATGATATTGATGGTGCAGAACAAGAGTATAGCTGTAGCGGAACACCGGCAGATTGCGTAAAAATGGGACTTCAGGAGCTTTTAGACCGAAAACCAGACTTATGTGTTAGTGGTATTAATCACGGGTCTAACTCCTCTATAAATGTAATTTACTCTGGTACAATGAGTGCTGCTATTGAAGCCGGAATTGAAGGCATACCTGCTATTGGTTTTTCTTTGTGTGACTTTTCATGGGATGCAGATTTTGAAGAAGCCAAACCTTTTGTACAAAAAATTGTAAAACAAGCACTTGCAAACGGTATCCCTAAAGGAGTTGTTTTAAATGTAAACATTCCTGTTATTGAAAATGAAAAAATAAAAGGGATTAAAATTTGTAGGCAGGCACGTGCCAACTGGAAAGAAAAATTTGATAAACGAACCAACCCAATGGGAAAAGATTATTATTGGTTAACTGGTAAATTTGAATTGCTTGATAAAGGCGAGGACACAGATGAATTTGCACTTGCTAATAATTATATTTCTGTAGTGCCAACTCAGTTTGACTTAACAGCGCACCACACCATACAACAACTAAACAATTGGAATTTAAATGAACACTAA